From the genome of Mya arenaria isolate MELC-2E11 chromosome 5, ASM2691426v1:
acgcgttttcatcatcgtactgtcgcgttttcatcatcgtactgtcgcgttttcgtcATCGTATTATAGCCTTCCGGTGCGCATTTATAGCATATGTGATTAGCATTAGGCcatatcaaattgttttatgtttggaGTCAACACTTAGTACGAAAACCTTTATAGCTatcctgaaaacaaaatgattacTAAATGAGTAACACCCTCAGTAGAATGTAGATATCAGAGCCTCCTTAATTCATTCCGGACCATTCTTAaccatttttaatcattatataaattttaactgCGAAATAAGTTCAATTAAACTGTTATTTAAGTGTGTCCATCATGGGAATCACACTTAATGCACCCTTTTCTGATATCAAATGGCAAGAATACTAGTACAAATTCAGAAGCATGTTGTTCTCACTTGTGCTCTGTATTCCGACGGAATTATAgtaaaaagaaattaagaatATTCGGCAAGATCAACgatcatataaaatgtgttgtGTTTTTGAGATCTGGAGGCCATAAACCTATCCGTCCACGGACGCTTAACAGTGTGTTTATAGTTTTCACTGTTATAGAGGTTAATCAAAATTGCTGCAACTCGACGAGGCCCCAATTAGagtatttgtaaataaaaccaCTTCAAAATCAACCTATTCATTACATTCGATCATTGACAAGAAAACGAAATCCGGTTCAAAAGCCTCGTGAATTAACATTgcttattttctttgaatattCTCATTTGTATGTGTGAAAAGGTCAACAAATTAGGGTCAATTTGGTCTATTCCACTAGTATTTAtctatgaaaatatgtattgtgaTTTTGTATTAgtttcttaaagtgacactcataaattttgaatgataaaccttaacaaattactaaataatacattttaagaatggaaaatataatttctgATACCAAGATTGTAATcctgtattttatagctgaaaacgcccaaaatttaaatgactggtgaatgtttaaaatttactgtgatcaactatcgtcgcataaggtagaaatactgtgttttctgcaccattctttcaaatgaaacacggtatccttcataacaaacattgattccgatatttattcatccttttcggtaaattaaaacaattgtattaattgtggtgcatcgtatttgggagtaagagtgcatctttaattcaCTATGTACAGTACACTTAAAGGCGGAGGTACTTAcgaaacatctttatttcagGGGAAACGTGTCGGCTTATACAACACTCTTGGCTGCGATATACAAATTGACGATACTCTTCCGTCTGTCTGTCGACCGTATGATTCTCACCTGACGTTTGAGAAGTTTTTGACGTATATACGTGACATAGTGCAACGTTTCAACGCAGATGATTTGGATATCGGATGTAGGCACTAGCTGATCcagtgggggaggggggggcaCACACGGCCCCGTCCATGTGTACTTTATAATTCAGTATAGAAGAAAAGGGTAAAATCCACCTTTTAagacaagaaattgttaaataaaattcttGGGAGAGTACCCCCATACCCCCTgtcaacactttaaacaaaataaagttcgGTTCTGATGGAGGGGCGCAaatcaaaaggttacgcccctaagttacgccccctctaacgacGGATCCTCGAGCCGCCCCTGGTAGGTTGTTTCACTCTTGTTTGTACCGCTTTTATCTGCAATGCTAGAGATACACATGTCAAcctttgtatattttataacaaagttGAATAATTGTCtctaaatttatttatatgcatatcaTGAAATCGAGGATATTAACTTGAATATTAAAGCACCTtgtctattttcaaaatgtgaTCCTTTTAATTtcgtttaagaaaaacacagaATGACCAATTTGCCATAACCTAAACGAAATTCACAAAAGCCGTTATTCTTGTTTCGTTCACACACTATGTTCGGGGAATACAGGGGCGGAcacaggatttgacgttagaggcgGCGAAACTTGTGCCCCTCCCTCACACTCGAAAAGTATTccttattttatatcaatttataggccgaaatggtgcattttgggctgctttattactttttgacTCCTATTTTGACTCCTATTTTGAAATAGAAAGTATATAAAACTCACAATTTACGTTTAGATATTTCATTCCccacaattttaaaaatagatatattgatgatcAAAATCGGCATGTATAACaacacaaataatttaataacaacaCTTTCATTTCAGATATGATGTATGCGGATGTGGATGTAACAGGACATTTATCTGGTGTTAATTCCCAAAAACTCAATGAGTCTATAATTCAAGTCAGTCGCTTATTTGAACTCATCTTAGACAGTAATATTCGTGAAGAAGTTAACGTTGTGTTTCTGTCTGACCACGGAATGGCGTCGGTTAGTGACACGAATATCATCAACATAACCAGTGTCGTCGATATGAGTTTAATAACAGACATAATGGAGGCTGGACCactaacatatatttatccACGAAGTGGAAAGGAAAACGAGGTATAGATATGTAACATCATGTGTAACGCAACTGTGTTTAATAGCTTTCGTGCTACAGCTGATTCcggttttttacaatttcattcggaacaccttggccattttccatcgaaaacaacctcggatctTTGtggatggtttacaatgtcagaagtCTACagtttaactacgctgcaagtagatttCAATagagcagttaaacttaatgacattactcttgagaatcttaatgaattatgcaataatacaatttactggcaatcaatttaaacttaagtgatacaaaatacacgttaaaacactacaataaattattgcttttattaCATCCGAGGTTGCCTTCGATGGAAAATGGGTGAGGTATTCcgaatgtttatcatttaacaaattgaGCAAattatacactttttaaaaagtaataaaagtaATACAAAGAAGCCTTGGGAGTCcggattttataaaaaaagaccTTCGTTAAAAACAGCGGTATTCCACATCGTAGAACATCACATTTTTAGGGGTGACATTGTTTATTGCAGGTATATGTTGCATTGAAAACGTTCCACCCACACATGCATGTGTTTCGGAGGGAAGACTTGCACGAGAGGTGGTTCTTCAAGAGACATTTTCTTGTACCACCTATTCTATTGTATGCAGATCTAGGATGGCACATTATACACGTGAGTTTCTCCTTGATCTTATGCAAAGATATGAGGAATAAATCCcgacacatacatgtagcaaTACTTACCCTGTGTTCGGTGTTGTCGtctgcgtgcgtgcgtgtgtgcgtgcgtttTGTTCGTTTATCATTTGCATGGAGAAATAGTTTCAAgggtattgttattatttggtttaaagctgcactctcacagattgaacgttttgacaacttttttttaattttttgtcttggaaagcaaaattttgcgtaaatttctgcaaaccaatgattttagattgctgacaaaagatcagttcgaatattatcatatttccgttcgaaaattactgttttgtggactaacggtttaagaaaaatgcataaaacattttttttttaacttaaatatgaaaatctgcaatctattttttttgtcagcagtcttatataactggtttccatggattttcgcaataattggctcgttccaagacaaaaaaaaatacaaaaagttgtcaaaacgtttaatctgtgagagtacagctttaatgATGACACTAAGACAAATGAACCAAACAACCAATCGTCCCTTGAAGGTTTTACTGAAGTCATGTATCCATATAACCTGAATAGTTGAACTTtgcaattttgtttcaatttcagcCTAAAACCCTAAAAGGCTTGCTTCAGTTTAAGGCGCACCATGGGTATGATAATGCCGAAAAGGACATGCGAGGCATTTTTAGTGCTATAGGACCAGGTTGGTGATAAAAATTATCTCTTCGTGAATAAATCTATTTGCTTACATAAGTGCTGAAATGCACAGTGTAGGgactttttaaagtaaaaagttaaattcaTGTGTACACTTTCGTTCATGTGTCTCCGGTACGGAAGGGAAATCCGGTTCGAGGTCACGAGCGCAACCCAGTAACGAGTCGTGTCGCATTGCGTGCCCGAGGCTTTATTTACCCATTCGTACCGGAAAACCACGATTGATACTTGTTTTTGCATAcctaaatatcttttttaattttaaaaaaatgacgtaAGAGACGTATTTTTTGAACATGTCAGCAAATGGCGCGCGTGTCATTGTTTGTTATCGTGATGATGCGCAGTAATTTGAAATTTCagttgacgtcaaatagttctaTAAAGCATCGCATTTtgtaatggtattttttttttatttctttcaaatgataattttaattttgcatatttgaaacatcattaaatgaataacatatttcatgagacatcaacatattttttacttggcgcgcgtgactcatcttcaATGCgattgacatattttttatttttccagcACTAGATTATGACCGGGAACATTTTTTTCCAACCCCatataagtagatccaaatagtTTGCCATTCGGGAAATCCTAATCTTGCCAACGGGCACACATTAAAAAGTATCTgtatggaactactttttcactacgcacaaaagagtttcagcgtaaaaagacatttttactatattttgtttaactaagtTTGGAGAAAAAAGCATCTACAACGGCCGCCCGTGTATGATGGATTCATCCCGACCCACGCATAGGGTGTtctgtaaacctcgtttcctAAAAACATCTTCTCTCGGGTTTGGATCAACCTATCTTACGCTCTCGGCCATGGATGAACCTTATATCCCAGTACGCAAGAAAATGGATCAGTCATTTTCTTATCAGTGAAACAATATGTGGCAtgaagttttttgttttgttttttattattattttacgtTAGCTATGATGCATTATTTTACTGTAGCAATGTCTTCAAAATGCAATGTTTGGAATATATTGAAGTAATTGCAGTGACTATActgtttattttcagattttaaa
Proteins encoded in this window:
- the LOC128235319 gene encoding glycerophosphocholine cholinephosphodiesterase ENPP6-like, with translation MQLMFGLFVISVQVFVVTSNKLLLILVDGFRWDYFDLPQIQLRGFERLKKEGVRAKWLEPVFPANSFPNYKSMETGLYPESHGLVGNYIYNKNTGTIFDQSLLDPENRDPVWFSGATPFYISAEQQGKRVGLYNTLGCDIQIDDTLPSVCRPYDSHLTFEKFLTYIRDIVQRFNADDLDIGYMMYADVDVTGHLSGVNSQKLNESIIQVSRLFELILDSNIREEVNVVFLSDHGMASVSDTNIINITSVVDMSLITDIMEAGPLTYIYPRSGKENEVYVALKTFHPHMHVFRREDLHERWFFKRHFLVPPILLYADLGWHIIHPKTLKGLLQFKAHHGYDNAEKDMRGIFSAIGPDFKTQLTVPPIKMVDVYQLICHVTGIHPNPHNGTWAHVQSMLRDNHQVHVDL